A DNA window from Pogona vitticeps strain Pit_001003342236 chromosome 2, PviZW2.1, whole genome shotgun sequence contains the following coding sequences:
- the FAM174A gene encoding membrane protein FAM174A — MRRGLLPPPPPPSPCRSLWPALLLVAALCGGGGGGGAAAAVAPDPAARPDLRPTPPPPLSSGRANHQDAPSAPPGTPGGDAAQSGTAGSSSSSSNSLAAVLPPPEDNRPMTQRALSVLVLASAALIVYFVIRTVRLRRRNRKTRRYGVLDTNIENTELTPLEQDDEDDDTTLFDANHPRR; from the exons ATGCGGCGGGGGcttttgccgccgccgccgccgccctcgccCTGTCGCTCGCTTTGGCCGGCGCTGCTTCTTGTGGCCGCgctgtgtggtggtggtggtggtggaggagctgCAGCAGCAGTAGCTCCTGACCCGGCGGCCCGACCGGACCTCCGCCCCACGCCTCCGCCTCCCCTTTCCTCCGGGCGGGCAAACCACCAGGACGCCCCTTCGGCTCCTCCGGGCACTCCCGGTGGGGACGCCGCGCAGAGCGGCACtgcgggcagcagcagcagtagcagcaacagccTGGCCGCCGTGCTGCCCCCTCCGGAGGACAACCGGCCCATGACCCAGCGCGCCCTCTCGGTGCTCGTCCTGGCCAGCGCCGCCCTCATCGTTTACTTCGTCATCCGGACCGTGCG ACTTAGACGAAGGAACAGAAAGACACGTCGGTATGGAGTTCTGGACACTAACATAGAAAATACAGAGTTGACACCATTAGAacaagatgatgaagatgatgatacaACACTGTTTGATGCTAATCATCCTCGAAG